The following are encoded in a window of Rosa chinensis cultivar Old Blush chromosome 4, RchiOBHm-V2, whole genome shotgun sequence genomic DNA:
- the LOC112199884 gene encoding pentatricopeptide repeat-containing protein At1g26900, mitochondrial, with protein sequence MTQTLAVRLGQRLNLWPWESAKLISLLECCKQVSEISQIHGSMVKTGLDHNPFAMSKLLASSVHHIQYAASIFGHIRNPNRFMFNTLLRAYSISDEPKQAFLVFNNLRARNIVLDQFSFTTALKACARELASGTGQGIHGVVVRSGHGGFITVKNTLLHFYCVCGKIEDAHHLFDEFPQRNDLISWNTLMGGYLHISQPRVIVDLFKEMCIGGFEASVTTVLYLLSAIGELGSYLGGESVHGYCIKMGFSYNLHVVTALIDVYAKNGEIDLARRIFDGVAVKDVVLWNCLVDKYAKCGMVEEAVALLRLMKLERTKPNSSTLAGLLSACAASGSVSVGRFIKDYVEEERLVLDAVLGTALVDMYAKCGFLDKALDIFESMENRDVKSWTAMISGYGVHGEAGNALRLFYRMEAEGCQPNEVTFLAVLSACGHAGLVREGVSCFEMMVCKYGFVPKVEHYGCMIDLLGRAGLLEEAHNLIESLPIKSDVTAWRALLSACRVYGYVALGEVVQRVLAELNDDHPTNAMLLSGTYAIAGRLHDNTNMQKTVEGEMVREENPVKEAGLSTIELDS encoded by the coding sequence ATGACTCAAACTCTGGCCGTACGCCTGGGGCAAAGACTCAACCTTTGGCCTTGGGAAAGCGCAAAGCTCATTTCTCTACTGGAATGCTGCAAACAAGTCTCAGAAATCTCTCAAATCCATGGCTCTATGGTCAAGACCGGTCTTGACCACAACCCTTTCGCCATGAGCAAGCTCCTCGCCTCTTCCGTTCACCACATCCAATATGCAGCCTCCATTTTCGGCCACATTCGAAACCCGAATCGCTTCATGTTCAATACATTGCTCAGAGCCTATTCCATTAGCGACGAACCAAAACAAGCTTTTCTTGTTTTCAATAACTTGAGGGCTCGTAATATTGTTCTAGACCAGTTCTCTTTCACCACCGCGCTCAAAGCATGTGCTCGTGAATTGGCCAGTGGGACTGGCCAGGGGATTCATGGGGTTGTTGTGAGGTCTGGGCATGGCGGGTTTATCACTGTAAAGAATACCCTTCTGCACTTTTACTGTGTTTGTGGGAAGATTGAGGATGCCCACCACTTGTTCGATGAATTTCCTCAGAGAAATGATTTGATTTCATGGAATACTTTGATGGGCGGTTACCTTCATATTTCGCAGCCTCGTGTGATTGTGGACTTGTTTAAGGAAATGTGCATTGGTGGTTTTGAAGCTAGTGTAACCACTGTTCTGTATCTTTTATCGGCCATTGGTGAGTTGGGAAGTTACCTTGGAGGAGAGAGTGTTCATGGCTACTGCATTAAGATGGGATTTTCCTATAATTTACATGTGGTTACTGCTTTGATTGATGTGTATGCAAAGAATGGGGAAATTGACTTGGCGCGTCGGATTTTCGATGGAGTTGCTGTGAAGGATGTTGTTTTGTGGAATTGTTTGGTAGACAAGTATGCAAAATGTGGCATGGTAGAAGAAGCAGTAGCTTTGTTACGGCTGATGAAACTTGAAAGAACGAAACCCAATTCGTCCACATTGGCAGGACTGCTTTCAGCTTGTGCTGCTTCTGGGTCTGTGAGTGTAGGGAGGTTCATTAAGGATTATGTGGAGGAGGAGAGATTGGTTTTGGATGCGGTTCTTGGAACAGCTCTGGTTGATATGTACGCTAAATGTGGGTTTCTAGACAAGGCTCTTGACATTTTCGAAAGCATGGAAAACAGGGATGTGAAATCATGGACAGCCATGATTTCAGGTTACGGTGTTCATGGGGAGGCAGGTAATGCCTTGAGGCTTTTCTACAGAATGGAAGCGGAGGGCTGCCAACCTAATGAAGTCACTTTCTTGGCAGTTTTAAGTGCTTGTGGCCATGCAGGGCTAGTCAGAGAGGGAGTTAGTTGCTTTGAGATGATGGTTTGCAAGTATGGTTTTGTTCCAAAGGTTGAACACTACGGTTGTATGATCGATCTTTTAGGTCGTGCAGGGTTGTTGGAGGAAGCACACAACCTAATCGAAAGCTTGCCCATCAAGAGTGATGTTACTGCATGGCGTGCATTGCTTTCGGCCTGCAGGGTCTATGGGTATGTTGCTCTTGGGGAAGTTGTACAGAGAGTGCTGGCTGAACTAAACGATGACCATCCCACCAATGCAATGCTACTATCAGGGACTTATGCCATTGCTGGAAGGTTGCACGATAATACAAATATGCAGAAAACGGTGGAGGGAGAGATGGTGAGGGAAGAAAACCCAGTAAAGGAAGCTGGGCTCAGCACAATTGAGTTGGATAGTTGA
- the LOC112199885 gene encoding protein GAMETE CELL DEFECTIVE 1, mitochondrial, whose amino-acid sequence MQTLVKLATKPTLRNTLSKTQFIATVNFKSLSTKPSAPPNRNPKKADDEWNDAWETAWLPPDPSSENARAPWETDENLPPPSAAAVIPSDADPETKAFVEDMNANWDERRKPKEEKKQQQSESGKLYSLENIKKDYRLKKQRIHAGLWMKEIEKQQEAKLADSGSIGGGDDIERLLDSCSDIFDSTNNDLENAKVPSADDFKNKPDGWETTAKAEEGSVWEMTQREEDILLQEFERRIAYNKFQIASFIKTHIFSRRRPIDGWKYMIEELGPNARKGKGAVSRLPNLSDASTQPFKEERTPISTSLTSYKDR is encoded by the exons ATGCAGACCCTTGTGAAATTAGCAACGAAGCCTACTCTGCGTAACACTCTGAGCAAAACCCAATTCATCGCCACCGTCAATTTCAAATCTTTGTCCACCAAACCCTCCGCGCCGCCCAATCGGAACCCTAAGAAAGCCGACGACGAGTGGAACGACGCGTGGGAGACCGCGTGGCTCCCGCCGGACCCATCCTCCGAGAACGCCAGAGCTCCATGGGAGACCGACGAGAATCTCCCGCCGCCGTCTGCGGCGGCCGTGATTCCCTCCGACGCCGACCCCGAGACGAAGGCGTTTGTGGAGGACATGAATGCAAATTGGGACGAGAGACGGAAACCaaaggaggagaagaaacaGCAGCAGAGTGAGAGTGGGAAGCTTTATAGCTTGGAGAATATAAAGAAGGACTATAGGTTGAAGAAGCAGAGGATTCATGCCGGGCTTTGGATGAAGGAGATTGAGAAGCAGCAAGAGGCTAAATTAGCTGATTCCGGTTCCATTGGTGGCGGTGACGATATCGAACGCTTGCTTGATAGCTGCTCCGA TATCTTCGATTCTACCAACAATGATTTGGAAAATGCCAAAGTGCCGAGCGCTGATGATTTCAAGAACAAGCCGGATGGTTGGGAAACGACAGCCAAGGCTGAAGAGGGAAGTGTGTGGGAGATGACACAGAGGGAAGAAGATATCCTTCTCCAAGAGTTTGAGCGTCGAATTGCGTATAATAAGTTTCAG ATTGCTAGTTTTATCAAGACTCACATATTTAGTCGAAGAAGGCCAATCGATGGGTGGAAATACATGATAGAGGAGCTGGGGCCAAATGCTAGGAAGGGAAAAGGTGCTGTTTCAAGGTTACCAAATTTATCCGATGCATCAACCCAACCCTTCAAGGAGGAGAGGACTCCAATTAGCACCAGTCTTACCTCCTACAAGGATAGGTAG
- the LOC112199868 gene encoding uncharacterized protein LOC112199868 translates to MAMVETQSSKRQRDDEQETQMLEDPKRQKSYNHILSLLDEDEEEPTQDLNSLITTFQQELSSDSDLVLNPDHVGHQTIADALDASEGYNSSSSGSSSPSSSSALFLKEGDEQEDESSVERVMRRLLEASDDELGIPNRDAGNGFEDAEEAVFNFGDNGLSLCDGLWELEDEAANYYALVQSELFM, encoded by the coding sequence ATGGCCATGGTTGAAACACAATCCTCAAAGCGCCAAAGAGATGACGAACAAGAGACCCAGATGTTAGAGGATCCTAAGCGCCAAAAGTCTTATAACCACATACTCTCTCTtcttgatgaagatgaagaggaacCCACCCAGGATTTGAACTCTCTCATCACAACCTTCCAGCAAGAGCTCTCCTCCGACTCCGACCTTGTTTTGAATCCGGACCACGTTGGTCACCAAACCATAGCAGATGCTTTGGATGCTTCCGAAGGGTACAACTCCTCTTCTTCCGGCTCTTcctcaccttcttcttcttcggcacTGTTCTTGAAGGAGGGTGACGAGCAGGAGGACGAGAGTAGTGTCGAGAGGGTTATGAGACGCCTTCTAGAAGCTTCCGACGACGAGCTAGGGATTCCGAATCGAGATGCTGGTAATGGGTTTGAGGATGCGGAGGAGGCGGTGTTTAATTTTGGGGATAATGGGCTTTCACTTTGTGATGGGTTGTGggagcttgaagatgaagctgcCAATTACTATGCCCTGGTGCAATCTGAACTGTTCATGTAG